One part of the Micrococcus sp. 2A genome encodes these proteins:
- a CDS encoding ABC transporter ATP-binding protein: protein MRLELRGITKRFGTFAANEDVNLTVESARVHTLLGENGAGKSTLMNVLFGLYEPTEGEILLDGEPVRFSGPGEAMRAGIGMVHQHFMLVPVFTVAENVALGDEHTRALGVLDLESTRRRIREISAQYGFDVDPDAVVEDLPVGVQQRVEIIKALVRDARILILDEPTAVLTPQETDELLGIIRQLRADGTAIVFISHKLREVKAVSDDITVLRRGRVVGTADPTAEASELAALMVGRDVVLERQKTPATLGEETFRLRDLSVVSPTGQVLLDSVSFGIRQGEVLAVAGVQGNGQTELTEAIMGLVKATGSVTLDGAELIGRSTRRIIRSGVGFVPEDRSTDGLVGSFSVAENMVLNRYDVAPAGNALQMRPSAVRRFAETRVARFDVRTQGVDLPVSSLSGGNQQKVVMARELVDGLRLFIASQPTRGVDVGSIEFLHDRIIAERDSGTPVLIVSTELDEVLELADRIAVMYHGRIVGIVPGDTSRETLGLMMAGQTPDAVAPVATAPAGASTAAPARPTSEGERP from the coding sequence ATGAGGCTCGAACTGCGCGGGATCACCAAGCGCTTCGGCACCTTCGCCGCGAACGAGGACGTGAACCTGACCGTGGAGTCGGCGCGGGTGCACACCCTCCTCGGTGAGAACGGCGCAGGCAAGTCCACCCTGATGAACGTCCTGTTCGGCCTCTACGAGCCGACCGAGGGCGAGATCCTCCTGGACGGGGAGCCCGTCCGCTTCTCAGGGCCCGGCGAGGCCATGCGCGCCGGCATCGGCATGGTGCACCAGCACTTCATGCTGGTGCCCGTGTTCACGGTGGCGGAGAACGTGGCGCTCGGCGACGAGCACACCCGCGCTCTTGGGGTGCTGGACCTCGAGTCCACGCGCCGCCGCATCCGCGAGATCTCCGCCCAGTACGGGTTCGACGTGGACCCGGACGCCGTGGTCGAGGACCTGCCCGTGGGCGTGCAGCAGCGCGTGGAGATCATCAAGGCCCTGGTCCGCGACGCCCGCATCCTCATCCTCGACGAGCCCACCGCGGTGCTCACCCCGCAGGAGACCGACGAGCTGCTGGGCATCATCCGCCAGCTGCGCGCGGACGGCACGGCGATCGTGTTCATCTCCCACAAGCTGCGCGAGGTCAAGGCCGTCTCGGACGACATCACGGTGCTGCGCCGCGGCCGCGTGGTCGGCACCGCAGACCCCACGGCCGAGGCCTCCGAGCTGGCCGCGCTCATGGTGGGCCGCGACGTCGTCCTCGAGCGCCAGAAGACCCCCGCCACCCTGGGCGAGGAGACCTTCCGGTTGCGGGACCTCTCCGTGGTCTCACCCACCGGCCAGGTGCTGCTGGACTCCGTGTCCTTCGGCATCCGCCAGGGCGAGGTGCTCGCCGTGGCGGGCGTGCAGGGCAACGGCCAGACGGAGCTCACCGAGGCCATCATGGGCCTGGTCAAGGCCACCGGCTCCGTCACCCTGGACGGCGCGGAGCTGATCGGCCGCTCCACCCGGAGGATCATCCGCTCGGGTGTCGGCTTCGTGCCGGAGGACCGCTCCACGGACGGCCTCGTCGGCTCGTTCTCCGTGGCCGAGAACATGGTCCTGAACCGCTACGACGTGGCCCCGGCCGGCAACGCCCTGCAGATGCGCCCCTCCGCGGTGCGCCGGTTCGCCGAGACCCGCGTGGCCCGGTTCGACGTCCGCACCCAGGGCGTGGACCTGCCCGTCTCCTCGCTCTCGGGCGGCAACCAGCAGAAGGTCGTCATGGCCCGCGAGCTCGTGGACGGGCTGCGCCTGTTCATCGCCTCCCAGCCGACGCGCGGCGTGGACGTGGGCTCGATCGAGTTCCTCCACGACCGGATCATCGCCGAGCGTGACTCGGGCACCCCGGTGCTCATCGTCTCCACCGAGCTGGACGAGGTCCTCGAGCTCGCCGACCGGATCGCCGTGATGTACCACGGCCGGATCGTGGGCATCGTGCCCGGGGACACCTCGCGCGAGACGCTCGGCCTCATGATGGCCGGCCAGACCCCCGACGCCGTCGCCCCGGTCGCCACCGCACCCGCGGGCGCATCCACCGCCGCCCCCGCCCGCCCCACCTCGGAAGGAGAGCGCCCGTGA
- a CDS encoding mannose-1-phosphate guanylyltransferase — MSTDRNPAAAPSDAEAPALARFHAVIPAGGVGTRLWPLSRAAAPKFLHDLTGSGQTLIRATWDRLAPLAAGMMVVTGEAHQDAVCHQLPALQDGDLVLEPSPKDSAAAIGLAAAILSLRDPDTIMGSFAADQVIGPVEVFQDAVRQAVATAATGRIVTIGITPSHAATGFGYIRQGRALKVPGAPDAHDVAAFVEKPDQKVAERYVKSGRYLWNAGMFVAPVGLMLEHLEANEPELHAGLMEIAHAWATDRRDEVMQRVWPTLKKTAIDYAVAEPAATAGDVAVIPGTFTWDDVGDFAAIARLNPVKDASGITVIGDTPRVYSDDASGVVVTDTKRVIALIGIEDVVIVDTEDALLVTTTAHAQDVKKAVESLKATGADDVL, encoded by the coding sequence GTGAGCACCGACCGAAACCCCGCCGCCGCGCCCTCGGACGCCGAGGCCCCCGCCCTGGCCCGCTTCCACGCCGTGATCCCCGCGGGAGGCGTGGGCACCCGCCTGTGGCCCCTCTCGCGGGCAGCGGCGCCGAAGTTCCTCCACGACCTCACCGGCTCGGGCCAGACCCTGATCCGCGCCACGTGGGACCGCCTCGCGCCGCTGGCCGCCGGGATGATGGTGGTGACCGGAGAGGCGCACCAGGACGCCGTGTGCCACCAGCTCCCGGCCCTGCAGGACGGAGACCTGGTGCTCGAGCCCTCGCCCAAGGACTCCGCCGCCGCGATCGGGCTTGCCGCGGCCATCCTCTCCCTGCGCGATCCGGACACGATCATGGGCTCCTTCGCCGCGGACCAGGTGATCGGCCCCGTGGAGGTGTTCCAGGACGCCGTGCGCCAGGCCGTGGCCACCGCCGCCACGGGGCGGATCGTCACCATCGGCATCACCCCCTCGCACGCCGCCACCGGCTTCGGCTACATCCGCCAGGGGCGCGCGCTGAAGGTGCCCGGCGCCCCGGACGCGCACGACGTCGCGGCCTTCGTGGAGAAGCCGGACCAGAAGGTGGCGGAGCGCTACGTGAAGTCCGGCCGCTACCTGTGGAACGCGGGCATGTTCGTGGCCCCGGTCGGCCTCATGCTCGAGCATCTCGAGGCGAACGAGCCGGAGCTGCACGCGGGACTCATGGAGATCGCCCACGCGTGGGCGACGGACCGGCGTGACGAGGTCATGCAGCGGGTGTGGCCCACGCTCAAGAAGACCGCGATCGACTACGCGGTGGCCGAGCCTGCCGCCACGGCCGGTGACGTGGCCGTCATCCCCGGCACCTTCACGTGGGACGACGTGGGCGACTTCGCCGCGATCGCCCGCCTGAACCCGGTGAAGGACGCCTCCGGCATCACCGTCATCGGGGACACCCCCCGGGTGTACTCGGACGACGCGTCCGGCGTGGTGGTCACGGACACGAAGCGCGTGATCGCGCTCATCGGCATCGAGGACGTCGTGATCGTGGACACCGAGGACGCCCTCCTGGTGACCACCACGGCCCACGCGCAGGACGTGAAGAAGGCCGTGGAGTCGCTCAAGGCCACCGGCGCCGACGACGTCCTCTGA
- a CDS encoding BMP family ABC transporter substrate-binding protein, with translation MGIVSASSDRRRLLIPAAVLGSSLLLAGCGAPPEESSSSAAGSTGASAEAAAGSDNKDYKACIVSDEGGFDDRSFNQSSYEGLKAAEDQYGIEIAEAESNDASQFSPNLTSMVNQDCDAVFGVGFMLGKAILPVAEQNPDAHFYGVDVTDGDFTDNVQKLTYDTAQAAFLAGYLAAATTETGTVATYGGVELPTVTIFMDGFARGVAHYNEAKGEDVKVLGWNPDAKTGSFIGNFSNQDAGKTNTANFINEGADIVMPVAGPVGLGTLDAVTEANDGGKDVKVIWVDSDGYESTEDGEVILSSVVKNMGQSVTDVIGQDLEGEFSSDPYVGTLENGGVELAPFHDFEESVPQELKDELKALQEQIVSGELKVGSEYSPAS, from the coding sequence ATGGGCATCGTCTCCGCCTCGTCCGACCGCCGCCGTCTCCTGATCCCCGCCGCCGTGCTCGGCTCCAGCCTCCTGCTGGCCGGCTGCGGCGCCCCGCCGGAGGAGTCCTCCTCCTCCGCCGCCGGCTCGACCGGTGCCTCCGCCGAGGCCGCCGCCGGCTCGGACAACAAGGACTACAAGGCCTGCATCGTCTCGGACGAGGGCGGCTTCGACGACCGCTCCTTCAACCAGTCCTCCTACGAGGGCCTCAAGGCTGCCGAGGACCAGTACGGCATCGAGATCGCCGAGGCCGAGTCCAACGACGCGAGCCAGTTCAGCCCCAACCTGACCTCCATGGTCAACCAGGACTGCGACGCCGTCTTCGGTGTGGGCTTCATGCTGGGCAAGGCCATCCTGCCCGTGGCCGAGCAGAACCCCGACGCGCACTTCTACGGCGTGGACGTGACCGACGGCGACTTCACGGACAACGTGCAGAAGCTGACCTACGACACGGCGCAGGCCGCCTTCCTGGCCGGCTACCTCGCGGCCGCCACCACCGAGACCGGCACCGTGGCCACCTACGGCGGCGTGGAGCTGCCCACCGTGACCATCTTCATGGACGGCTTCGCCCGCGGCGTGGCGCACTACAACGAGGCCAAGGGCGAGGACGTGAAGGTCCTCGGCTGGAACCCCGATGCCAAGACCGGTTCCTTCATCGGCAACTTCTCCAACCAGGACGCCGGCAAGACCAACACGGCCAACTTCATCAACGAGGGCGCGGACATCGTCATGCCGGTGGCCGGCCCCGTGGGCCTGGGCACCCTGGACGCCGTGACCGAGGCCAACGACGGCGGCAAGGACGTCAAGGTGATCTGGGTGGACTCGGACGGCTACGAGTCCACCGAGGACGGCGAGGTCATCCTCTCCTCCGTGGTGAAGAACATGGGCCAGTCCGTCACCGACGTGATCGGTCAGGACCTCGAGGGCGAGTTCTCCTCGGACCCGTACGTGGGCACCCTGGAGAACGGGGGCGTCGAGCTGGCCCCGTTCCACGACTTCGAGGAGTCCGTCCCCCAGGAGCTCAAGGACGAGCTGAAGGCGCTCCAGGAGCAGATCGTCTCGGGCGAGCTGAAGGTCGGCTCGGAGTACTCCCCGGCGTCCTGA
- a CDS encoding amidohydrolase, with translation MSTSDSVLRDARAPAAVPSVAAVVRDLEDVAVAVRRELHRHPELSFEEYRTTDLIMETLADYGLNPVRLEGTGLYVDVGEGPIVLALRADIDALPVEEETGLPYVSVKDGVAHACGHDVHTAVMLGTALSLARILRGSTPDPRLRAAAERVRGRVRIIFQPAEERLPGGSLSVIRQGVLEGVPRILAAHCDPHVDVGTIGTRIGAITSAADTIRITLTGRGGHTSRPHLTEDMVFALSQIAINVPAVLSRRIDVRSAVSVVWGQIAAGSAPNAIDNTGYLAGTMRCLDADVWEEAGELLDEVVTQVAAPYGVDVGLEHIRGVPPVHNAEAETALIEHAARRELGPRAIQLTPQSMGGEDFAWMTQTVPGSMLRLGTRTPGGITYDLHRGDYVPDERAIGVGMRVFAAAALEALTGGETL, from the coding sequence ATGAGCACCTCCGACTCCGTCCTCCGCGACGCCCGCGCGCCCGCGGCCGTGCCGTCCGTGGCCGCGGTCGTCCGTGACCTCGAGGACGTGGCGGTGGCCGTGCGCCGCGAGCTGCACCGCCACCCCGAGCTCTCCTTCGAGGAGTACCGCACCACGGACCTGATCATGGAGACGCTCGCGGACTACGGACTGAACCCCGTGCGCCTCGAGGGGACGGGCCTCTACGTGGACGTCGGCGAGGGGCCGATCGTGCTGGCGCTGCGCGCGGACATCGACGCGCTGCCGGTGGAGGAGGAGACGGGGCTGCCCTACGTCTCGGTCAAGGACGGGGTGGCCCACGCGTGCGGCCACGACGTGCACACCGCCGTCATGCTCGGCACGGCCCTGTCCCTCGCCCGCATCCTGCGCGGCTCCACGCCCGACCCGCGGCTGCGCGCCGCCGCCGAGCGGGTGCGGGGCCGGGTGCGCATCATCTTCCAGCCCGCCGAGGAGCGCCTGCCCGGCGGCTCGCTCTCCGTGATCCGCCAGGGCGTGCTCGAGGGCGTGCCGCGCATCCTCGCGGCCCACTGCGACCCTCACGTCGACGTCGGCACGATCGGCACGCGCATCGGCGCCATCACCTCGGCCGCGGACACCATCCGCATCACGCTCACCGGACGCGGCGGCCACACCTCCCGCCCGCACCTGACCGAGGACATGGTGTTCGCGCTCTCGCAGATCGCGATCAACGTGCCCGCCGTGCTCTCGCGCCGCATCGACGTGCGCTCCGCCGTCTCCGTGGTGTGGGGCCAGATCGCCGCCGGCAGCGCGCCGAACGCGATCGACAACACCGGCTACCTCGCGGGCACCATGCGCTGCCTCGACGCGGACGTGTGGGAGGAGGCGGGTGAGCTCCTCGACGAGGTGGTCACGCAGGTGGCCGCCCCCTACGGCGTGGACGTGGGCCTCGAGCACATCCGCGGCGTGCCGCCCGTGCACAACGCGGAGGCGGAGACGGCCCTGATCGAGCACGCGGCGCGCCGCGAGCTCGGCCCCCGTGCCATCCAGCTCACCCCGCAGTCCATGGGCGGCGAGGACTTCGCGTGGATGACGCAGACGGTGCCCGGCTCCATGCTGCGCCTGGGCACCCGCACCCCGGGCGGCATCACGTACGACCTGCACCGCGGCGACTACGTCCCGGATGAGCGGGCCATCGGCGTGGGCATGCGGGTCTTCGCGGCGGCCGCGCTCGAGGCGCTGACCGGGGGGGAGACCCTCTGA
- a CDS encoding ABC transporter permease: MSTAAPLKPAAAPGAGRPAPAESDSALRRILSGNGTVTVLAILLSLLVSGLLIIAVDEDVQEALGYFLARPGDLLGAAWTAFSEAFAALFRGAIFNYEASTLRGMLYPLTETLTVATPLIIISLGIAIAFRAGLFNIGGQGQFVFGAMFATWFGVHLQLPFGVHLLLVLIMGALGGLLWGTVVGVLKALTGAHEVILTIMLNYVAVNLLAYLLNTPVLRAPGSTNPISESLPATAMFPRMFGDGFRLHWGFVVALLATAFAWWLMQRSTLGFRLRAVGANPDAARTAGISVKGSYVAAMAISGALAGLAGMTHVSGTEGSLNGSVAGSFGFDAITVALLGRSNPVGVLFAGLLFGALRAGGVTMQSETGVPIDIVLVVQSFIVLLIAAPPLVRTIFRLPAPGAARARRTADPVTQPAVAGAAVTGASGQAAVPAESVQEAAAGASAAPTPAAQRSSEKEGQDR; encoded by the coding sequence GTGAGCACCGCCGCACCGCTCAAGCCCGCGGCCGCGCCCGGCGCCGGCCGGCCCGCCCCCGCGGAGTCCGACTCCGCCCTGCGCCGGATCCTCTCCGGCAACGGCACCGTCACCGTCCTGGCGATCCTGCTGTCCCTGCTGGTCTCCGGCCTGCTGATCATCGCCGTGGACGAGGACGTCCAGGAGGCCCTCGGCTACTTCCTCGCCCGCCCGGGCGACCTGCTCGGCGCCGCCTGGACCGCGTTCTCGGAGGCCTTCGCGGCCCTGTTCCGCGGCGCGATCTTCAACTACGAGGCCTCCACGCTCCGCGGCATGCTCTACCCGCTGACGGAGACGCTGACGGTGGCCACGCCGCTGATCATCATCTCCCTGGGCATCGCGATCGCCTTCCGCGCGGGCCTGTTCAACATCGGCGGCCAGGGCCAGTTCGTCTTCGGCGCCATGTTCGCCACGTGGTTCGGCGTCCACCTGCAGCTGCCCTTCGGCGTGCACCTGCTCCTGGTGCTGATCATGGGCGCGCTCGGCGGCCTCCTGTGGGGCACCGTGGTGGGCGTGCTCAAGGCGCTCACCGGCGCCCACGAGGTGATCCTCACGATCATGCTCAACTACGTGGCCGTGAACCTGCTGGCCTACCTGCTCAACACCCCGGTGCTGCGCGCCCCCGGCAGCACGAACCCGATCTCGGAGTCGCTGCCGGCCACGGCCATGTTCCCGCGGATGTTCGGCGACGGCTTCCGCCTGCACTGGGGCTTCGTGGTGGCGCTGCTGGCCACCGCCTTCGCGTGGTGGCTCATGCAGCGCTCCACCCTCGGCTTCCGCCTACGCGCCGTGGGCGCCAACCCGGACGCCGCCCGCACCGCGGGCATCTCCGTCAAGGGCTCCTACGTGGCCGCCATGGCGATCTCCGGAGCCCTGGCCGGCCTGGCGGGCATGACGCACGTCTCCGGCACCGAGGGCAGCCTGAACGGCTCCGTGGCCGGATCCTTCGGCTTCGACGCGATCACCGTGGCGCTGCTGGGCCGGTCCAACCCGGTGGGCGTGCTCTTCGCCGGCCTGCTGTTCGGCGCCCTGCGCGCGGGCGGCGTGACCATGCAGTCCGAGACCGGCGTGCCGATCGACATCGTGCTCGTGGTCCAGTCGTTCATCGTGCTGCTGATCGCCGCCCCGCCGCTGGTGCGCACGATCTTCCGCCTGCCCGCCCCGGGTGCGGCCCGCGCCCGCCGCACCGCCGACCCCGTGACCCAGCCGGCCGTCGCCGGCGCCGCCGTCACCGGGGCCTCGGGTCAGGCCGCCGTCCCCGCCGAGTCGGTACAGGAGGCCGCCGCCGGCGCCTCCGCCGCGCCGACCCCCGCCGCCCAGCGTTCATCCGAGAAGGAGGGGCAGGACCGATGA
- a CDS encoding succinate dehydrogenase hydrophobic membrane anchor subunit: MSTTAETPLAAPRSGKLDPKYTRSKGGKGNFEMLAWLFMRVSGVILVVLLFTHLFTNLMVGDGISGIDFGFVAGKWAHPLWRFWDLALLWLAMLHGANGMRTIINDYAERDRVRFWLSLILYIATAAIILLGTLVIFTFDPCMVDASGALMERSPAICR; encoded by the coding sequence ATGAGCACCACCGCTGAGACCCCCCTCGCGGCCCCCCGCTCGGGCAAGCTGGACCCCAAGTACACCCGCTCCAAGGGCGGCAAGGGCAACTTCGAGATGCTCGCGTGGCTCTTCATGCGCGTGTCCGGCGTGATCCTCGTGGTCCTGCTCTTCACGCACCTCTTCACCAACCTCATGGTGGGAGACGGCATCTCCGGGATCGACTTCGGCTTCGTGGCCGGCAAGTGGGCGCACCCGCTGTGGCGGTTCTGGGACCTGGCCCTCCTGTGGCTGGCCATGCTGCACGGCGCCAACGGCATGCGCACCATCATCAACGACTACGCCGAGCGCGACCGCGTCCGCTTCTGGCTGTCGCTGATCCTGTACATCGCCACCGCCGCGATCATCCTCCTGGGCACCCTCGTGATCTTCACGTTCGACCCCTGCATGGTGGACGCCTCCGGCGCTCTCATGGAGCGCTCCCCCGCCATCTGCCGCTGA
- the sdhC gene encoding succinate dehydrogenase, cytochrome b556 subunit, protein MSSATAQAPAQSGRGTLYRGHGGMWSWVGHRVTGVVIFFYLLVHVLDTSMVRVSPEAYDVVIGAYKTWYFALGEAGLVAAILFHALNGLRIIAVDFWKGGTRHHKTLLWIVLAVWAVLVLGFCIRHFGLALGGH, encoded by the coding sequence GTGTCTAGCGCCACTGCGCAGGCCCCGGCTCAGAGCGGCCGCGGAACCCTGTATCGGGGCCACGGCGGCATGTGGTCCTGGGTGGGCCACCGCGTCACCGGCGTCGTCATCTTCTTCTACCTGCTCGTCCACGTCCTGGACACGTCCATGGTCCGGGTCTCCCCCGAGGCCTACGACGTCGTCATCGGCGCATACAAGACCTGGTACTTCGCACTCGGTGAGGCCGGCCTCGTGGCCGCGATCCTCTTCCACGCCCTCAACGGCCTGCGCATCATCGCCGTGGACTTCTGGAAGGGCGGCACGCGCCACCACAAGACCCTGCTGTGGATCGTCCTGGCCGTCTGGGCCGTCCTGGTCCTCGGCTTCTGCATCCGCCACTTCGGCCTGGCTCTGGGAGGTCACTGA
- a CDS encoding ABC transporter permease, with amino-acid sequence MSTAVTAHETPTVRPEAAEPEQVVVRHWTVPIVLSLFALLSLGLFAVGAPSETATFRISAPGDAVALPDLSADPVLWGWLLTGLLIALAALSWLTMRRTGRVPGWVAGLFALAFVAAFLIWVIGSADNSTVFLTGLVAGSFALAVPLIFGSMAGILAERSGVVNIAIEGQLLSGAFTAAVVGSLTGSVWAGLAAAVVSGVLVSWLLAVFSIKYLVNQVIVGVVLNVLVAGLTNFLFSTVLTGSAGMNRPPHFENIRIPVLADIPVLGPILFNQTILGYGMYAIVVVLWFALFRTRWGLRVRAVGEHPKAADTVGIDVNRTRYLAVMLGGAVAGMGGAFFTLVASSSFSKEMTAGQGFIALAAVIFGRWNPIGAFFAALLFGFATNMQYVLAILGTPVPSQFMAMLPYLVTVFAVAGLVGRSRGPAAAGTPYVKE; translated from the coding sequence ATGAGCACCGCCGTCACCGCCCATGAGACGCCGACCGTCCGCCCCGAGGCGGCCGAGCCGGAGCAGGTCGTGGTCCGCCACTGGACCGTCCCGATCGTCCTGAGCCTGTTCGCGCTGCTCTCCCTCGGGCTGTTCGCCGTGGGCGCGCCGTCCGAGACCGCCACCTTCCGCATCTCCGCGCCCGGGGATGCCGTCGCCCTGCCGGACCTCTCCGCGGACCCCGTGCTGTGGGGCTGGCTGCTCACCGGCCTGCTGATCGCGCTGGCGGCCCTGAGCTGGCTGACCATGCGTCGCACCGGCCGTGTGCCGGGGTGGGTCGCGGGGCTGTTCGCCCTGGCCTTCGTCGCCGCGTTCCTGATCTGGGTGATCGGCTCGGCGGACAACAGCACCGTGTTCCTCACCGGCCTCGTGGCGGGCTCCTTCGCGCTCGCCGTGCCGCTGATCTTCGGTTCGATGGCCGGCATCCTGGCCGAACGCTCCGGCGTGGTGAACATCGCGATCGAGGGCCAGCTGCTCTCCGGCGCGTTCACCGCCGCCGTGGTGGGCTCGCTCACCGGGTCCGTGTGGGCGGGCCTGGCCGCCGCCGTCGTCTCCGGCGTGCTGGTCTCCTGGCTGCTGGCCGTGTTCTCCATCAAGTACCTGGTGAACCAGGTGATCGTCGGCGTGGTGCTCAACGTGCTCGTGGCCGGCCTGACCAACTTCCTGTTCTCCACGGTGCTCACCGGCAGCGCCGGGATGAACCGGCCGCCGCACTTCGAGAACATCCGCATCCCCGTCCTCGCGGACATCCCCGTCCTGGGCCCGATCCTCTTCAACCAGACGATCCTGGGCTACGGGATGTACGCGATCGTCGTGGTGCTGTGGTTCGCCCTGTTCCGCACCCGCTGGGGGCTGCGCGTGCGCGCCGTGGGCGAGCACCCCAAGGCCGCGGACACCGTGGGCATCGACGTGAACCGCACCCGCTACCTCGCCGTCATGCTCGGCGGCGCGGTGGCCGGCATGGGCGGCGCGTTCTTCACCCTGGTGGCCTCGTCCTCGTTCTCGAAGGAGATGACGGCGGGCCAGGGCTTCATCGCCCTCGCCGCGGTGATCTTCGGCCGCTGGAACCCGATCGGCGCGTTCTTCGCGGCGCTGCTCTTCGGCTTCGCCACCAACATGCAGTACGTCCTGGCGATCCTGGGCACCCCGGTGCCGAGCCAGTTCATGGCGATGCTGCCGTACCTGGTCACGGTGTTCGCCGTCGCGGGCCTCGTGGGCCGCTCGCGCGGTCCCGCCGCGGCCGGCACGCCCTACGTGAAGGAGTGA
- a CDS encoding thymidine phosphorylase translates to MSTESQSTAEPFDAIEVIHAKRDGHALTREQIDWVVDAYTRDVVADEQMSALTMAIFLNGMERREIAEWTAAMIASGERMDFAGLTTPEGRPLATTDKHSTGGVGDKITLPLAPLVASYGVAVPQLSGRGLGHTGGTLDKLESIRGWRADLSNQEMMRQLSEVGAVICAAGAGLAPADKRLYALRDVTGTVEAIPLIASSIMSKKIAEGTGTLVLDVKCGSGAFMKNDEDARELARTMVDLGRDAGVNTTALLTDMSVPLGLTAGNALEVRESVEVLAGGGPADVVELTVELARAMLAGAGVTGVDPAENLRNGRAMDVWTRMIEAQGGDPRAQLPTAAHTEAVTAETDGVLTELDAMAVGLAAWRLGAGRERQGQPVQAGAGVELHARPGDRVAKGQTLMTLHTDTPERFERAKAALAGGWAVAEADEAAAAALRERSVILDRIG, encoded by the coding sequence GTGAGCACCGAGAGCCAGAGCACCGCCGAGCCGTTCGACGCCATCGAGGTCATCCACGCCAAGCGGGACGGCCACGCGCTGACCCGCGAGCAGATCGACTGGGTGGTGGACGCCTACACGCGTGACGTCGTGGCGGACGAGCAGATGTCCGCCCTCACCATGGCGATCTTCCTCAACGGCATGGAGCGTCGGGAGATCGCAGAGTGGACCGCCGCCATGATCGCGTCGGGCGAGCGCATGGACTTCGCGGGGCTCACCACGCCGGAGGGTCGCCCCCTGGCCACCACGGACAAGCACTCCACGGGCGGCGTGGGGGACAAGATCACGCTGCCGCTGGCCCCGCTCGTGGCCTCCTACGGCGTGGCCGTCCCGCAGCTCTCCGGCCGCGGCCTCGGCCACACGGGCGGCACGCTGGACAAGCTCGAGTCCATCCGCGGCTGGCGTGCGGACCTCTCCAACCAGGAGATGATGCGGCAGCTGAGCGAGGTGGGCGCCGTCATCTGTGCCGCCGGCGCCGGTCTGGCGCCCGCGGACAAGCGCCTCTATGCCCTGCGCGACGTCACCGGCACGGTGGAGGCCATCCCGCTGATCGCCTCCTCCATCATGTCCAAGAAGATCGCCGAGGGCACCGGCACGCTCGTGCTCGACGTGAAGTGCGGCTCCGGCGCCTTCATGAAGAACGATGAGGACGCTCGCGAGCTGGCCCGCACCATGGTGGACCTCGGCCGCGACGCCGGGGTGAACACCACCGCGCTGCTCACCGACATGTCCGTGCCGCTCGGCCTGACCGCGGGCAACGCCCTCGAGGTGCGTGAGTCGGTGGAGGTGCTCGCCGGCGGCGGCCCCGCCGACGTCGTGGAGCTGACCGTGGAGCTCGCCCGCGCGATGCTCGCCGGCGCGGGCGTCACCGGCGTGGACCCCGCGGAGAACCTCCGCAACGGCCGCGCGATGGACGTCTGGACCCGCATGATCGAGGCGCAGGGCGGAGACCCGCGCGCGCAGCTCCCGACGGCGGCGCACACGGAGGCCGTGACCGCGGAGACGGACGGCGTGCTCACCGAGCTCGACGCGATGGCCGTGGGCCTGGCGGCGTGGCGCCTCGGCGCGGGCCGCGAGCGTCAGGGCCAGCCGGTCCAGGCGGGCGCGGGCGTCGAGCTGCACGCCCGCCCGGGCGACCGCGTGGCGAAGGGCCAGACGCTCATGACCCTGCACACCGACACCCCGGAGCGCTTCGAGCGCGCGAAGGCGGCGCTCGCCGGCGGCTGGGCCGTGGCCGAGGCGGACGAGGCGGCGGCTGCCGCGCTGCGGGAGCGCTCGGTGATCCTGGATCGGATCGGCTGA
- a CDS encoding cytidine deaminase has translation MDVDWAALRAEALAATAHAYVPYSGFRVGAAALTADGRVVRGCNIENASYGLTLCAECSLVADLRMGGGGALVAFVCVNGDDVLTMPCGRCRQLLWEFRAPGMVLLTPSGQRTMEQVLPDAFGPEDLDRAADAAPAAVAADA, from the coding sequence GTGGACGTGGACTGGGCCGCCCTGCGCGCCGAGGCCCTCGCGGCCACCGCGCACGCCTACGTGCCGTACTCGGGCTTCCGGGTCGGGGCGGCGGCGCTCACCGCGGACGGGCGCGTGGTCCGCGGCTGCAACATCGAGAACGCGTCCTACGGGCTGACCCTGTGCGCCGAGTGCTCGCTCGTGGCGGACCTCCGCATGGGCGGGGGCGGGGCGCTCGTGGCGTTCGTGTGCGTCAACGGGGATGATGTGCTGACCATGCCGTGCGGCCGCTGCCGCCAGCTGCTGTGGGAGTTCCGGGCCCCCGGCATGGTCCTGCTGACCCCGTCGGGTCAGCGCACCATGGAACAGGTGCTCCCGGACGCCTTCGGCCCGGAGGACCTGGACCGCGCGGCCGACGCCGCGCCCGCCGCCGTCGCGGCCGACGCCTGA